A portion of the Sphingobacteriales bacterium genome contains these proteins:
- a CDS encoding winged helix-turn-helix transcriptional regulator encodes MENFEFNTEKIEKAAELLRAVAHHLRLKIIKLIHDKKEVNVNVIYNTLKIEQSITSQHLKILRGVDVVRTRRDGKKIYYSLNYERLDAMNRGIDLFEEWTQARKVAKKKK; translated from the coding sequence ATGGAAAATTTTGAATTCAACACCGAAAAGATCGAGAAAGCGGCAGAGCTTTTAAGAGCAGTGGCACATCACCTCAGATTAAAAATCATCAAGCTGATCCACGACAAAAAAGAAGTGAATGTAAACGTCATTTACAACACACTCAAGATTGAACAATCTATTACATCTCAGCATTTAAAGATTCTGAGAGGAGTGGATGTTGTCCGTACCCGCAGAGATGGGAAAAAAATCTATTACTCTCTGAACTATGAGCGATTAGATGCAATGAACCGTGGCATCGATTTGTTTGAAGAGTGGACACAGGCGCGTAAAGTGGCCAAGAAGAAGAAATAA
- a CDS encoding helix-turn-helix transcriptional regulator: MSVNSKTIMQPELKIDFQVLRKSVLVLRAVNHKLRQEMIRLLNKEGKMTVTDLYVRLRLEQSVASQHLALLRRAGVVVTTRDGKYIYYSVDHARMDEISRLMHELVK, translated from the coding sequence ATGTCTGTAAACAGCAAAACGATTATGCAACCGGAATTAAAGATTGATTTCCAGGTATTGCGCAAATCTGTTCTTGTATTACGTGCGGTTAATCACAAACTACGCCAGGAAATGATTCGCCTGTTAAATAAGGAAGGGAAAATGACTGTGACCGATTTGTATGTCCGATTGCGTTTAGAGCAGTCCGTCGCTTCACAGCATCTTGCCTTGTTGCGTCGTGCAGGAGTTGTGGTTACCACCCGTGACGGTAAATATATATACTATTCAGTAGATCATGCACGAATGGATGAAATTTCCAGATTGATGCACGAGTTAGTGAAATAA
- a CDS encoding S41 family peptidase produces MKRLFTILCLCLILHTQAADKDRYFEIAKNMELFTQLYKELNNYYVDDIDPNKLMTDGINKMLDGLDPFTNYITGADLDEYQLQTTGKYGGIGARIAKMGDYVVITDPYEGYPAQKAGLEAGDAILEINGKVATKYNSDEVSQLLKGEPGTKITVKIRKAISNEEKTISFNREEIRLENVPYFGMVNSKIGYIKLTSFTDNASTEVQDALKELKKYPQLAGVILDLRGNGGGLLNEAINICNTFVDKGVNIVNTKGKIQEANMQYSTTGKPVDTEIPLAVLTDEGSASASEIVSGSIQDLDRGLVIGQNTYGKGLVQVTKPVAYKSKLKVTISKYYIPSGRCIQRIDYSHRNTDGSASALADSLRKEFKTKSGRVVKDGAGIEPDIKTDELKVAPITIALYSNNHIFHFANQYRYQHKELRDSSHFSLTDEEYNQFADFLKGKEYEYTTPSELKLKDLKKSVKEDSYSDDVQKVITELEEKVKHDKSKDLSKFKPEIKRILEQEIVSRYKYEKGRIANSLKDDLDVQKAIDVLSDAAKYKSMLTAKK; encoded by the coding sequence ATGAAAAGACTCTTCACCATTTTATGTCTCTGTTTAATTCTCCATACACAGGCTGCGGATAAGGACCGTTATTTCGAAATTGCCAAGAATATGGAATTATTTACACAGTTATATAAAGAACTGAATAATTATTATGTTGATGATATAGACCCGAATAAGCTGATGACAGATGGTATTAATAAGATGCTGGATGGTCTGGACCCTTTTACCAACTACATCACAGGGGCAGATTTGGATGAATATCAATTGCAGACAACCGGAAAATATGGCGGTATAGGAGCGCGCATTGCCAAAATGGGGGACTATGTGGTAATCACTGATCCGTATGAAGGATATCCTGCACAAAAAGCAGGACTGGAAGCCGGGGATGCCATTCTGGAGATAAATGGAAAGGTTGCCACTAAATATAACTCCGATGAGGTGAGTCAGTTATTAAAGGGAGAACCGGGAACAAAGATAACCGTAAAGATACGTAAGGCAATTTCCAATGAAGAGAAAACAATCTCCTTCAACAGAGAAGAGATCCGTTTGGAGAATGTGCCATACTTCGGCATGGTCAACAGTAAGATCGGGTATATAAAACTGACCAGTTTCACCGATAATGCTTCAACGGAAGTGCAGGATGCACTGAAGGAGCTTAAGAAGTATCCGCAATTAGCAGGAGTAATTCTGGATTTGCGTGGAAACGGAGGTGGCTTATTGAATGAAGCGATCAATATTTGCAATACGTTTGTCGACAAAGGAGTCAATATTGTAAATACCAAAGGTAAGATTCAGGAGGCCAATATGCAGTATTCTACAACCGGGAAGCCGGTAGATACGGAGATACCATTGGCGGTACTGACAGATGAAGGTTCTGCATCTGCTTCTGAAATCGTATCCGGATCTATACAGGATTTGGACAGAGGGCTTGTCATAGGACAAAATACCTATGGAAAAGGGTTGGTGCAGGTGACCAAACCCGTTGCTTATAAATCCAAATTAAAAGTGACTATTTCCAAATACTACATCCCAAGCGGACGATGCATTCAGCGAATTGACTATTCACACAGGAATACGGACGGAAGTGCCAGTGCACTAGCAGATTCCTTGAGAAAAGAATTTAAAACAAAATCCGGACGAGTGGTGAAGGACGGAGCAGGAATAGAACCGGATATCAAAACGGACGAATTAAAAGTTGCGCCTATAACCATTGCATTGTATTCCAACAATCATATCTTCCACTTTGCCAATCAGTACAGATATCAACACAAGGAATTAAGGGATAGCAGTCATTTTTCCCTCACAGATGAAGAATATAATCAGTTTGCCGACTTTCTGAAAGGTAAAGAATATGAGTACACCACTCCGAGTGAGTTGAAATTGAAAGATTTAAAGAAGAGTGTCAAGGAAGACAGCTATTCTGACGATGTACAGAAAGTAATTACGGAACTGGAAGAAAAAGTGAAACATGACAAGTCAAAAGATTTATCCAAATTTAAACCGGAAATTAAACGTATCCTGGAGCAGGAGATTGTGAGCCGGTATAAATATGAAAAGGGAAGAATTGCCAATAGCTTAAAGGATGATCTGGATGTTCAGAAAGCTATTGATGTTTTGTCAGATGCAGCAAAATATAAATCAATGCTAACGGCTAAAAAATAG
- the yidD gene encoding membrane protein insertion efficiency factor YidD gives MFRKIIIFPFVLLIQLYKYAVSPLLGASKCRYQPSCSTYAIQALQKHGLFKGGYLAAKRILSCHPWGGSGYDPVP, from the coding sequence ATTTTTAGAAAAATAATTATTTTCCCGTTTGTGCTGCTTATCCAGTTGTATAAATACGCTGTCTCACCGTTGTTAGGAGCCAGCAAATGCCGTTACCAGCCTTCGTGTTCCACCTATGCCATTCAGGCTTTACAAAAACACGGGTTGTTTAAAGGCGGTTATCTGGCCGCAAAAAGAATCCTGTCCTGCCACCCCTGGGGCGGCAGCGGATATGACCCGGTACCCTGA
- the tsaB gene encoding tRNA (adenosine(37)-N6)-threonylcarbamoyltransferase complex dimerization subunit type 1 TsaB: protein MQAVALLPVYIICLEVAQSVTSVAVCRNEQCISIKNVLEPNKAADKIHLLTAEVLKEAGISFRDLQAVAISAGPGSYTGLRIAASAAKGYCYSLDIPLIAVPTLQAMTAGIQNRHCQTAFDIFVPMIDARREEVYTSFYDRALGVTQEFSSLVLDATSEQLFLSDKTYVLFGSGAAKSRKYIDTDNITIIEEFIPSAEDMCCLAYSRFRNQTFEDTAYFEPNYAKAFYTQQNK from the coding sequence ATGCAGGCAGTGGCTCTGTTACCCGTTTATATTATATGTCTTGAAGTTGCCCAATCGGTCACCTCCGTGGCTGTCTGCCGTAATGAGCAATGTATCAGCATCAAGAATGTGCTGGAACCCAACAAGGCGGCAGATAAGATTCATCTGTTAACGGCTGAGGTTTTGAAAGAAGCGGGAATATCATTTAGAGATTTACAGGCGGTTGCCATCAGCGCCGGCCCCGGCTCCTATACCGGACTGCGCATTGCGGCCTCTGCTGCGAAAGGGTATTGCTATTCATTGGATATTCCGCTGATTGCCGTTCCAACCCTGCAGGCAATGACGGCGGGTATACAAAACAGGCACTGCCAGACGGCATTTGATATTTTTGTTCCTATGATAGATGCCCGAAGGGAAGAAGTGTATACCTCCTTTTATGACAGAGCCTTAGGTGTTACTCAGGAGTTTTCCAGTTTGGTGCTGGATGCAACATCGGAACAGTTGTTTCTGTCAGATAAGACATATGTACTTTTTGGTAGCGGGGCTGCGAAATCCAGAAAATACATAGATACTGACAATATTACGATTATCGAGGAATTTATACCAAGTGCAGAAGATATGTGTTGCCTGGCCTATTCACGATTCAGAAACCAGACATTCGAAGACACAGCCTACTTTGAACCCAATTATGCGAAAGCATTTTACACCCAGCAAAACAAATAA
- a CDS encoding carboxymuconolactone decarboxylase family protein: MADLISEFNDYRSKMNEVILEQKNLTLNRFFNLDMHAYADGAVDSKTKEMLGLVASMVLRCDDCIKYHLGKNYELGVSTEQIYEVFAIANLVGGSICIPHTRRAAEYWEALQKNNKQ; encoded by the coding sequence ATGGCTGATTTAATTAGTGAATTTAACGACTATCGTTCAAAAATGAATGAGGTCATACTGGAACAAAAAAACCTGACACTCAATCGGTTTTTCAATCTCGACATGCATGCATATGCCGATGGGGCTGTTGATTCCAAGACAAAGGAAATGCTGGGGCTGGTGGCGTCCATGGTGCTGAGGTGTGACGATTGTATCAAATATCATTTGGGAAAAAACTACGAACTTGGTGTCAGTACAGAACAAATCTATGAAGTCTTCGCCATTGCCAATTTAGTGGGAGGGAGCATCTGCATTCCTCATACCAGGAGAGCCGCGGAATATTGGGAAGCATTACAAAAAAATAACAAACAATGA
- a CDS encoding PD40 domain-containing protein — protein MRRVFLLVCMFLSLVSVAKKWDAAYISKLIAKGGIDKVIQYYQDRYYSPNRDPQDAFRIADLYVKKKEYTAAMQWYNKETQLINSSKINLFNYAYASQLTGEYQKALDAYLMYAAMTGDVNKVMDLANQCERILKASALTDNYKLENYAFNTSADEIQLAVLRTNPVYVTIQNPSAPEDKTQYRILQAVRAYDGFAEPVRVVNPNMLKLIITGLSYSRDGNRVVFAAKSDNANANKASKAHEQLYIADNLGGNLLNIQPLPFNQEGYIFRQPAFSTDGADIYFSSNLPNGSGGFDIWKSSWTNNSWSKPSNLGKLLNSPADEISPFVVQDGKDNILYFSSGRDGGFGGYDIYVADYANNVWQDVLMQPAPINSAGDEVSILFDKAINTGYVTSNRAGGKGGFDIYRFIPFDLKLIVQVSDSSSGHALDYAFLKLSENKNDNRMTEGVTDANGRAVFQVARDKNFTVNISKDNYKPVTITPNSFGKNSTDSIVEEIRLSQNAKFSILNSATNQLSLENYIVFTGKVTDGATNKPAKNVKMRMVNYTTQKLREIEIDKDGRYQLKLLLNNNYKVIFERQENKITDELSTYGLDKYSVKVKDYILTGNTFTTTANKVYARNNVPTYIKVEQNGPPETVINKPVHNEPITRSKVDSLLKVISKDEPAKISWLDSKTAKSSEGTAKIQNELKKEVVSEKKTEEIPVKPPVLSEEIKPDKTEIKTEKVINPEIAEQLFELDTTAFLPIPDSYKPAKLKLINRPDISYKIQIGSFLDDNVEFPQLSNLGKIERIKSFEQYIYRLGEYYDLGEAKAVLEKVRAQNYFVAFILQYTKGKVSNIIK, from the coding sequence ATGAGAAGAGTATTTCTATTGGTTTGTATGTTCCTGTCCCTCGTTTCTGTTGCAAAGAAATGGGATGCAGCGTATATCAGCAAATTAATTGCCAAGGGTGGAATCGATAAGGTGATCCAGTATTACCAGGATAGATATTACAGCCCAAACCGCGATCCGCAGGATGCCTTCAGGATTGCAGACCTGTATGTAAAGAAAAAGGAATATACCGCGGCGATGCAATGGTATAATAAAGAAACTCAACTGATCAATTCTTCCAAGATTAATTTATTCAATTACGCCTATGCCAGCCAGTTGACCGGGGAATATCAGAAAGCGTTAGATGCCTATCTGATGTACGCAGCCATGACGGGTGATGTGAATAAGGTAATGGATTTGGCGAATCAATGTGAACGCATCCTCAAAGCATCGGCGCTAACGGATAATTACAAGCTGGAAAACTATGCGTTTAATACTTCAGCAGATGAAATACAACTGGCTGTACTCAGAACCAACCCCGTTTATGTTACCATACAAAACCCTTCTGCTCCCGAGGATAAAACGCAGTACAGGATACTTCAGGCGGTAAGGGCATACGATGGTTTTGCTGAACCTGTCAGGGTCGTGAATCCAAATATGCTCAAATTAATCATCACCGGATTATCTTATTCCAGAGATGGCAACAGGGTGGTATTTGCCGCTAAATCAGATAATGCTAACGCTAATAAAGCTTCAAAAGCCCATGAACAATTGTACATAGCGGATAATCTGGGTGGTAATCTGTTAAACATTCAACCGCTGCCCTTTAATCAGGAAGGTTATATATTCAGGCAGCCTGCATTCAGCACTGACGGTGCGGATATTTATTTTTCATCTAATCTGCCGAATGGTTCAGGCGGTTTCGATATCTGGAAGAGTTCATGGACAAACAATAGCTGGAGCAAACCGTCCAATTTGGGGAAATTGCTGAATTCACCAGCCGATGAAATAAGTCCCTTCGTCGTTCAGGATGGAAAAGACAACATCCTTTATTTTTCTTCCGGCAGGGATGGAGGTTTTGGCGGTTATGATATATATGTGGCTGACTATGCAAATAATGTCTGGCAGGATGTTTTGATGCAGCCGGCGCCTATCAATTCGGCTGGCGATGAGGTCAGTATCCTGTTTGACAAAGCGATTAATACGGGGTATGTGACTTCCAACAGAGCCGGAGGCAAGGGAGGATTTGATATTTACCGGTTTATTCCTTTCGACCTCAAACTGATCGTTCAGGTATCAGACTCTTCCAGCGGCCATGCATTAGACTACGCCTTTCTGAAACTCTCCGAAAACAAGAATGATAACAGGATGACGGAAGGGGTGACAGATGCTAACGGCAGGGCCGTTTTTCAAGTGGCCAGGGATAAGAATTTCACGGTGAATATTTCAAAAGACAATTATAAACCCGTAACGATTACCCCGAATTCATTTGGAAAGAATTCCACGGATTCCATAGTTGAAGAGATTCGACTGAGCCAAAATGCAAAGTTCAGCATTCTCAACAGTGCAACCAACCAATTGTCATTGGAGAATTATATTGTGTTTACGGGTAAGGTGACAGATGGAGCAACCAATAAACCGGCAAAGAATGTCAAGATGAGGATGGTGAATTACACTACTCAGAAATTGCGGGAGATTGAAATTGATAAAGACGGCAGGTATCAGCTGAAGCTGTTATTGAATAACAATTACAAAGTTATTTTTGAACGGCAGGAAAATAAGATTACGGACGAACTATCCACTTACGGCCTGGATAAATATAGTGTTAAGGTGAAAGATTATATATTGACAGGGAACACCTTTACCACTACCGCCAACAAGGTATACGCCAGGAATAATGTGCCCACATATATTAAAGTTGAACAGAATGGTCCGCCTGAAACGGTCATCAATAAACCGGTGCACAATGAACCGATTACACGGTCAAAGGTGGATTCATTGCTAAAGGTAATATCAAAAGATGAACCGGCTAAGATTAGCTGGTTAGATTCCAAAACAGCTAAATCATCCGAAGGAACGGCGAAAATTCAAAATGAACTGAAGAAAGAAGTTGTTTCCGAAAAGAAAACTGAAGAAATTCCTGTAAAACCTCCGGTTCTTTCAGAAGAAATAAAGCCTGACAAGACGGAAATTAAAACGGAGAAGGTTATCAATCCGGAGATTGCAGAACAGTTGTTTGAATTAGATACTACAGCCTTCCTGCCGATTCCCGATTCCTATAAACCGGCTAAACTTAAACTCATCAACCGTCCGGACATAAGTTACAAAATACAGATTGGCAGCTTCCTGGATGATAATGTCGAGTTTCCGCAACTCAGCAATCTGGGAAAAATTGAAAGGATAAAATCATTTGAACAGTATATATACAGACTGGGAGAGTATTATGATTTGGGAGAGGCGAAGGCAGTGCTTGAAAAGGTCAGGGCGCAGAATTATTTTGTGGCATTCATTTTGCAGTACACCAAAGGAAAAGTTTCCAATATTATTAAATAA
- a CDS encoding alpha/beta hydrolase, whose protein sequence is MKKIKINPIVFFITFLSLNSACTKTLDDISNITDSNQLSKPLNEEAIINARKAVIDSFLYFANLVSPSRDIDNFDNIYGDLQEVNVWKNTIETTTSGGGGNNGDCYELPACNGITFPLQPGWACDVIPPKDTFNNIINAFGQYGTDIRQQYVVHYPANKNSSSPIIILVHGGGWFSGPNPDELLGWHFGFTTNKPNNFVKNLLDSGFVVVNLLYRLTRYGDVDADITTNPIPIQDQISDINSGILHIRSNFPTCLGLNANSIQVLGESAGGHLVLSWAYANASTSYIKSVVSMYAPTNMQQYGNYLKNIPTYANFTCGNAFNGFPWYFPIVNIYNPYMVYNTTNFNCQALTYPNSRVLQSYKLIQSLVKTIISAPLSSSELFDVSPCNILNSARIIPTFIMHGKNDVFVPKNQATNKMDTTLTNNGGLLFNINSSGGSVPTSYTSNLKHGIKYYDYANHSWETTNTIFAPQSTLYSLIRTDAIKWLNGHK, encoded by the coding sequence TTTTATTACTTTTTTATCCCTGAATTCAGCATGCACAAAAACACTAGACGATATTTCTAATATCACAGACTCGAACCAATTAAGCAAACCATTAAATGAAGAGGCAATTATAAATGCCAGAAAGGCAGTAATTGACTCATTCTTATACTTTGCAAATTTAGTTTCACCAAGCAGAGATATTGACAACTTTGATAATATATATGGTGATTTACAAGAAGTTAATGTATGGAAAAACACCATTGAAACAACTACTAGCGGTGGTGGTGGTAACAACGGTGATTGTTATGAACTTCCTGCTTGCAATGGAATTACTTTTCCACTTCAACCCGGGTGGGCTTGTGATGTAATTCCACCCAAAGACACATTCAATAATATAATTAATGCATTTGGTCAATATGGAACAGATATTCGGCAACAATATGTGGTACATTATCCCGCAAATAAAAATTCAAGCTCGCCAATTATTATATTAGTGCATGGTGGTGGTTGGTTTAGTGGCCCAAACCCAGATGAATTATTAGGTTGGCATTTTGGTTTTACGACTAACAAACCTAATAACTTTGTAAAGAATTTATTAGACAGTGGTTTTGTTGTGGTAAACCTTTTATATAGACTAACACGGTATGGTGATGTTGATGCTGATATTACAACAAATCCAATTCCAATTCAAGACCAAATTAGTGATATTAACTCTGGCATATTGCATATCCGTAGCAACTTTCCAACATGCCTCGGGTTAAATGCAAATAGTATACAAGTTTTAGGTGAGAGTGCTGGTGGTCATCTTGTTTTATCCTGGGCTTATGCCAATGCTAGTACATCTTACATAAAATCCGTGGTATCTATGTATGCTCCAACAAATATGCAACAATATGGTAACTACTTAAAAAACATACCTACGTATGCAAATTTTACATGTGGTAACGCTTTTAATGGGTTTCCATGGTATTTCCCGATTGTAAATATATACAATCCTTACATGGTATATAATACAACAAATTTTAACTGTCAAGCCTTAACTTATCCTAATTCAAGAGTATTGCAGTCATATAAACTTATTCAAAGTTTAGTAAAGACTATAATTTCAGCACCACTTAGTTCATCAGAATTATTCGATGTATCGCCGTGTAATATCTTGAATTCAGCCAGGATTATCCCAACTTTTATTATGCATGGAAAAAATGATGTATTTGTTCCAAAGAATCAAGCCACTAATAAAATGGATACGACCCTAACGAACAATGGAGGATTATTATTTAACATTAATTCCTCTGGCGGAAGCGTACCTACAAGTTATACATCCAATTTAAAACACGGCATTAAATATTATGATTATGCCAATCATAGTTGGGAAACAACCAATACTATCTTTGCTCCACAATCAACCCTTTACAGTCTCATTAGAACTGATGCCATCAAATGGTTAAACGGACACAAATAA
- the polA gene encoding DNA polymerase I gives MKKLYLFDSFALIFRAYFAMQKNPLINSKGLNVSAISGFLNTIWEIKTKYKPTHYAIVFDAAAQTDRQAEHDFYKANRQETPDDIVRAIPYIKDIIRAMNMPVVEIEGYEADDLIGTLAVKAAKEGFECYIVSPDKDLGQVASENIFIHKPPFMGKPAEVLNVGDLNKKWEINGPKQIIDILGLWGDAVDNIPGVRGIGEKGAKMLIRQFGSIENIYENIDSVKGAMKEKLLEHKEMAFISKKLATIITDAPIEWKEEDFILKEFDKEKLAAIFAELEFRTLGKRILGEDYSINEVAAKKQTVLSSDKSQFSLFSVDAAADNVTKEESVTYGKNIQNTEHHYHLTDTPEKIQKLVHLLQTSEKFAFDTETTSLEANNCELVGMSFAVKSHEAWYVPVPEKQEEATGIVHWFKAVLEDEKIVKIGQNIKFDQLVLKWYGVELKGVFFDTMLAHYLMDADTKHNMNVLSENYLGYTPVSIEELIGKKGPKQGTMRDVPLEKIKEYAAEDADVTYQLYEAFKNEIEQTHLDKLFYDLETPLVSVLTDMEYEGVRIDTGFLKDYSKEIAGDIVQLQEEIQSACGAHFNIDSPKQLGDILFEKMKIPYPGKKTKSGQYSTDEETLQKIAHEYPIVEKLLDYREFTKLKSTYVDALPNLINPKTHRLHTTFNQAIAATGRLSSTNPNLQNIPIRTERGRKIRKAFIQKDEHHTLLSADYSQIELRIVASISQDENMIHAFQRNLDIHAATAANVFNVPLAEVTAEMRRQAKMVNFGIIYGISAFGLAQRLGISRTDAAALIEQYFQKYSGIKNYMDSTIESARKNGYVETLLHRRRYLRDINAGNWTIRGFAERNAINAPIQGTAADMIKLAMINIHRAFKRHKLQSKMILQVHDELLFDVYIPEKEEIKKIVIHEMQNALPLQVPLEVSAGFGTNWLEAH, from the coding sequence ATAAAAAAACTATATCTCTTTGACTCATTTGCCCTCATCTTTCGCGCCTATTTTGCGATGCAGAAAAATCCGTTGATCAATTCCAAGGGATTGAATGTATCAGCCATTTCCGGGTTTCTGAATACCATCTGGGAAATAAAAACAAAATACAAGCCAACGCATTATGCCATTGTATTTGATGCTGCCGCACAAACGGACAGGCAGGCGGAACATGATTTTTACAAGGCCAACCGGCAGGAAACGCCGGATGATATTGTAAGGGCGATTCCCTATATCAAGGACATTATCCGTGCCATGAATATGCCTGTAGTGGAAATCGAAGGGTATGAAGCGGATGACCTGATAGGAACACTGGCCGTAAAAGCGGCAAAGGAAGGATTTGAATGTTATATCGTTTCGCCGGATAAGGATTTAGGCCAGGTTGCCTCTGAAAATATTTTCATACACAAGCCTCCGTTTATGGGGAAGCCCGCGGAGGTGTTGAATGTGGGGGACCTGAATAAAAAGTGGGAAATCAACGGTCCGAAACAGATTATCGATATACTCGGGCTTTGGGGCGATGCCGTGGATAATATTCCCGGTGTAAGAGGCATAGGGGAGAAAGGTGCCAAGATGCTGATACGGCAGTTTGGTTCCATCGAGAATATTTATGAAAATATAGACAGTGTGAAGGGAGCGATGAAAGAGAAACTCCTGGAGCATAAAGAGATGGCATTCATCTCCAAGAAATTAGCAACCATTATTACGGACGCCCCGATAGAATGGAAGGAAGAAGACTTTATTCTAAAAGAGTTTGATAAAGAAAAATTAGCAGCCATTTTTGCTGAACTGGAATTCAGAACATTGGGAAAAAGAATTCTGGGAGAAGATTATTCCATCAATGAGGTGGCAGCCAAAAAGCAAACGGTTCTGTCTTCAGATAAATCACAGTTTTCTTTATTTTCAGTGGACGCTGCAGCAGATAACGTAACGAAAGAGGAATCCGTTACATACGGAAAAAATATACAGAATACCGAACATCATTATCACTTAACGGATACACCGGAGAAGATTCAGAAGTTAGTTCATCTGTTGCAGACCTCCGAAAAATTCGCCTTTGACACCGAGACTACTTCATTGGAGGCCAATAATTGTGAGCTGGTCGGTATGTCATTTGCCGTCAAGAGTCATGAAGCCTGGTATGTCCCGGTTCCGGAAAAACAAGAGGAAGCGACAGGAATCGTTCATTGGTTTAAGGCCGTTTTAGAAGACGAAAAAATCGTCAAAATAGGACAAAATATCAAGTTTGACCAATTGGTGCTGAAGTGGTATGGCGTTGAACTGAAAGGTGTTTTCTTTGATACGATGCTCGCTCATTACCTGATGGATGCCGATACCAAGCACAACATGAATGTGTTGTCTGAAAATTATTTAGGCTATACACCCGTCTCCATCGAAGAACTGATTGGCAAAAAAGGACCTAAACAGGGCACCATGCGGGATGTACCCCTTGAGAAGATAAAAGAATATGCCGCCGAAGATGCCGATGTAACTTATCAGTTGTATGAAGCCTTTAAAAATGAAATTGAGCAGACGCATCTGGATAAACTCTTTTACGACCTAGAAACACCTTTGGTTTCTGTCTTGACGGATATGGAATACGAGGGCGTTCGAATTGATACGGGCTTCCTGAAAGATTATTCCAAAGAAATAGCAGGTGATATCGTCCAGTTGCAGGAAGAGATTCAGTCTGCCTGCGGGGCTCATTTCAATATTGACTCACCGAAACAATTAGGGGATATATTATTTGAGAAGATGAAAATTCCGTATCCCGGCAAAAAGACAAAGTCGGGGCAATATTCCACGGATGAAGAAACGCTGCAAAAGATAGCACATGAATATCCGATCGTTGAAAAATTACTGGACTATCGGGAGTTTACCAAGCTAAAATCTACCTATGTGGATGCGCTGCCGAATCTCATCAACCCCAAAACACATCGCCTGCATACCACCTTCAATCAAGCCATTGCGGCCACAGGAAGATTGAGTTCTACGAATCCGAATCTGCAAAATATACCCATTCGTACCGAACGGGGAAGAAAGATACGGAAGGCATTTATACAAAAAGATGAACACCATACGTTATTATCTGCAGACTATTCGCAAATTGAACTGCGCATAGTAGCCTCTATCAGTCAGGATGAAAATATGATACATGCGTTTCAGAGGAACCTGGATATTCATGCAGCCACAGCGGCCAATGTCTTCAACGTGCCTTTAGCAGAAGTGACGGCTGAAATGCGCCGACAGGCCAAAATGGTGAATTTCGGTATCATCTATGGTATTTCCGCTTTCGGACTGGCACAACGTCTCGGCATCTCCCGTACGGATGCTGCCGCGCTTATCGAGCAGTATTTTCAGAAATACAGCGGCATCAAAAATTATATGGATTCGACCATTGAATCGGCGCGCAAAAACGGGTATGTGGAAACGCTTTTGCACAGACGCCGTTATCTGCGCGATATCAATGCCGGGAACTGGACGATACGCGGATTTGCAGAGCGGAATGCCATCAATGCACCTATTCAGGGTACCGCAGCCGATATGATAAAACTCGCGATGATAAACATCCATCGTGCCTTCAAACGGCATAAATTGCAGTCCAAGATGATCCTGCAGGTACATGATGAGCTGTTGTTTGATGTTTATATACCCGAAAAGGAGGAAATTAAGAAAATTGTAATACACGAAATGCAAAATGCGTTACCTTTGCAGGTACCCTTAGAGGTATCGGCAGGGTTCGGTACCAACTGGCTGGAAGCACATTAA